In a single window of the Antedon mediterranea chromosome 1, ecAntMedi1.1, whole genome shotgun sequence genome:
- the LOC140052985 gene encoding uncharacterized protein isoform X1, producing the protein MSKPNAYRTPSSTNNDSKALLTCPYDKNHKISAMRFPYHISICRKNHPTVDLATCPFNERHMFPRPKLNYHVTVCPDRRIIEQDMLYDSLKQKGDASNYKGCTDVPSYTNTYQPPPCSENWEEDVQNERTFDYDPPERLSQIYRNTSGMTPSEKRAHKEYLIRQEERRKLGLPPEPERFSHDSKPPALIPSSKQGPLRLPREPPKTYQQVSQTAIGGQQLGLIGLGRGMLMNKQIKMVSQIQAEEARKDGKRSPSPQGFGRGMAANFGNASNQTNGKTDASEAKMYIRMVGRGRGGTPQLRNKNAVPSVGGLADQHAQNGDAVCIPESTRKSEKVIKKENIKTEKEEKVSQPLSIDDSSQDESEDVIRKKLIRKLTKKLNGIQNLEKKKEDGKELTEEEELKIGKKSEVVNLLNQLT; encoded by the exons ATGAGTAAACCAAATGCATACAGAACTCCAAGCTCAACAAACAATGATTCAAAAGCACTACTGACATGTCCGTATgataaaaatcacaaaatatcaGCGATGCGCTTTCCATATCATATCAGTATCTGTCGCAag AATCACCCAACGGTAGATTTGGCTACATGTCCATTTAATGAACGCCATATGTTTCCACGTCCGAAATTAAACTACCATGTAACAGTTTGCCCTGATAGGCGAATTATTGAACAAGACATGTTGTATG ACTCCCTGAAACAAAAGGGTGATGCATCCAATTATAAAGGGTGTACAGATGTACCGTCCTATACCAATACTTACCAACCACCGCCATGCTCTGAGAACTGGGAAGAAG ATGTACAAAATGAACGCACGTTTGATTACGATCCTCCGGAACGTTTGTCTCAAATCTATCGCAACACAAGTGG AATGACTCCTTCTGAAAAGCGTGCCCACAAAGAATACCTGATTCGACAAGAAGAACGAAGAAAATTGGGATT ACCACCAGAGCCAGAGAGGTTTAGCCATGACTCCAAACCACCAGCATTAATACCGTCTTCAAAGCAAGGTCCTTTGAGGTTGCCTCGAGAACCCCCAAAGACATACCAACAAGTTAGTCAAACTGCTATTG GTGGCCAGCAACTTGGTCTAATTGGTCTTGGTAGAGGAATGCTAATGAACAAACAGATAAAGATGGTAAGCCAGATTCAAGCTGAGGAAGCAAGGAAGGATGGCAAGCGGTCACCATCTCCTCAAG GTTTTGGTCGTGGCATGGCAGCAAATTTTGGCAACGCATCAAATCAGACAAATGGCAAAACAGATGCTTCAGAG GCCAAAATGTATATTAGAATGGTTGGCCGAGGGCGAGGAGGCACACCACAGTTGCGAAATAAGAACGCGGTTCCATCTGTAGGGGGCCTAGCTGATCAACATGCACAAAATGGTGATGCTGTCTGTATACCAGAATCAACAAGAAAAAGTGAAAAGGTTATTA aaaaagaaaatattaaaacagaaaaagaagaaaaggtCAGCCAACCACTGTCCATTGACGACTCCTCTCAAGAT GAATCAGAAGATGTTATCAGGAAAAAGTTGATAAGGAAGCTAACAAAGAAACTTAATGGG ATACAAAATcttgaaaagaaaaaagaagatGGCAAAGAACTGACAGAAGAGGAG GAACTGAAAATTGGGAAGAAATCCGAAGTAGTGAATCTACTCAACCAACTTACGTAA
- the LOC140044738 gene encoding QRFP-like peptide receptor — MTLQWAWNSPERAEDAHIWFCIYIVIGISGILTNILVLIVFFHVKTNTNDRNSITTSLIIHQSVIDLTSSALFMFFYAIPEGWLIITGGTIFCKIRCTFWILAGASTVNIVFIALERYFAIVHPIKYHVRFKGKQTVYLVLPLAYIYGIVNLGHIGFIADINEHYYCDYYWNGDVIQMVCGIQVFLTLMVIPTIIIIFTYGSRPIIHTFYRRKERFPRCYNNHRYAVQKNIIVTFVIVSIAYFICWFPDLTVYLIHNVTGGEKPSMTNGNLHRFTVLLCASNMLINPFIYAAKCRQFREGFVRIYKKHMGKSRPRSANGSIESGIISTKM; from the coding sequence ATGACTCTGCAATGGGCTTGGAACAGCCCAGAGAGAGCAGAAGACGCTCACATCTGGTTTTGTATTTACATTGTGATTGGTATTAGCGGCATCTTAACTAACATTTTAGTTCTTATTGTTTTCTTTCATGTTAAAACTAATACAAACGATCGAAATAGTATAACAACTTCTCTGATAATACACCAGTCAGTTATAGACCTAACGTCCAGTgctttgttcatgtttttttacGCCATTCCCGAAGGATGGCTTATCATCACAGGTGGTACAATATTTTGCAAAATTCGTTGTACTTTTTGGATACTTGCCGGAGCTTCAACCGTGAACATTGTTTTCATTGCTCTTGAGCGGTACTTCGCCATCGTGCATCCAATTAAATACCACGTACGTTTTAAAGGGAAACAAACTGTTTACCTCGTATTGCCCCTGGCTTACATCTATGGAATCGTGAACCTCGGACACATCGGATTCATTGCCGATATCAATGAACATTACTATTGCGATTACTACTGGAACGGGGACGTCATACAGATGGTTTGTGGGATACAAGTGTTTCTGACCCTCATGGTAATACCGACAATAATCATCATATTTACGTatggtagtaggcctattattcaTACATTTTACAGAAGAAAAGAGAGGTTTCCCAGGTGTTATAACAATCACCGGTATGCTGTCCAGAAAAACATTATAGTAACATTTGTCATCGTTTCCATCGCATATTTCATCTGCTGGTTCCCGGATTTAACCGTTTACCTGATTCACAATGTGACTGGGGGTGAAAAGCCCAGTATGACAAATGGTAATTTACATAGGTTCACTGTGCTCCTATGCGCTAGTAATATGCTCATAAATCCGTTCATATACGCGGCAAAGTGCAGGCAATTTAGGGAAGGTTTCGTGCGTATTTATAAAAAACACATGggaaaaagtaggcctaggtctGCAAATGGAAGCATTGAATCGGGAATAATCTCAACTAAGATGTGA
- the LOC140052985 gene encoding uncharacterized protein isoform X2, with protein sequence MSKPNAYRTPSSTNNDSKALLTCPYDKNHKISAMRFPYHISICRKNHPTVDLATCPFNERHMFPRPKLNYHVTVCPDRRIIEQDMLYDSLKQKGDASNYKGCTDVPSYTNTYQPPPCSENWEEDVQNERTFDYDPPERLSQIYRNTSGMTPSEKRAHKEYLIRQEERRKLGLPPEPERFSHDSKPPALIPSSKQGPLRLPREPPKTYQQVSQTAIGGQQLGLIGLGRGMLMNKQIKMVSQIQAEEARKDGKRSPSPQGFGRGMAANFGNASNQTNGKTDASEAKMYIRMVGRGRGGTPQLRNKNAVPSVGGLADQHAQNGDAVCIPESTRKSEKVIKKEEKVSQPLSIDDSSQDESEDVIRKKLIRKLTKKLNGIQNLEKKKEDGKELTEEEELKIGKKSEVVNLLNQLT encoded by the exons ATGAGTAAACCAAATGCATACAGAACTCCAAGCTCAACAAACAATGATTCAAAAGCACTACTGACATGTCCGTATgataaaaatcacaaaatatcaGCGATGCGCTTTCCATATCATATCAGTATCTGTCGCAag AATCACCCAACGGTAGATTTGGCTACATGTCCATTTAATGAACGCCATATGTTTCCACGTCCGAAATTAAACTACCATGTAACAGTTTGCCCTGATAGGCGAATTATTGAACAAGACATGTTGTATG ACTCCCTGAAACAAAAGGGTGATGCATCCAATTATAAAGGGTGTACAGATGTACCGTCCTATACCAATACTTACCAACCACCGCCATGCTCTGAGAACTGGGAAGAAG ATGTACAAAATGAACGCACGTTTGATTACGATCCTCCGGAACGTTTGTCTCAAATCTATCGCAACACAAGTGG AATGACTCCTTCTGAAAAGCGTGCCCACAAAGAATACCTGATTCGACAAGAAGAACGAAGAAAATTGGGATT ACCACCAGAGCCAGAGAGGTTTAGCCATGACTCCAAACCACCAGCATTAATACCGTCTTCAAAGCAAGGTCCTTTGAGGTTGCCTCGAGAACCCCCAAAGACATACCAACAAGTTAGTCAAACTGCTATTG GTGGCCAGCAACTTGGTCTAATTGGTCTTGGTAGAGGAATGCTAATGAACAAACAGATAAAGATGGTAAGCCAGATTCAAGCTGAGGAAGCAAGGAAGGATGGCAAGCGGTCACCATCTCCTCAAG GTTTTGGTCGTGGCATGGCAGCAAATTTTGGCAACGCATCAAATCAGACAAATGGCAAAACAGATGCTTCAGAG GCCAAAATGTATATTAGAATGGTTGGCCGAGGGCGAGGAGGCACACCACAGTTGCGAAATAAGAACGCGGTTCCATCTGTAGGGGGCCTAGCTGATCAACATGCACAAAATGGTGATGCTGTCTGTATACCAGAATCAACAAGAAAAAGTGAAAAGGTTATTA aaaaagaagaaaaggtCAGCCAACCACTGTCCATTGACGACTCCTCTCAAGAT GAATCAGAAGATGTTATCAGGAAAAAGTTGATAAGGAAGCTAACAAAGAAACTTAATGGG ATACAAAATcttgaaaagaaaaaagaagatGGCAAAGAACTGACAGAAGAGGAG GAACTGAAAATTGGGAAGAAATCCGAAGTAGTGAATCTACTCAACCAACTTACGTAA
- the LOC140054085 gene encoding sperm microtubule associated protein 2-like, producing MATVARERRTDVLSRPKQLPVTYQEDRRSVYWRDSLPLKPGPDGSTVFVLTPRQEQLCGHKVANPGYQFDRSYPIWPVKESAKQYEATGRIEKLSFPKSVHRDYVPERAVMTRVTSAAQKAEPSARIEQLAREKNYLPLKIKESWEFDCYQWDPEISKGAKKAQASAWVERLAESRQTHPSYQYARSVEWHVEDPALKAIATLRLQQLARPKSRGKLDNFDPYRVSSSARNARATPRISELCMPIPRKVRQKKF from the exons ATGGCGACAGTAGCCAGAg AAAGAAGAACTGATGTTCTTTCCAGACCAAAGCAGCTTCCAGTAACTTATCAGGAAGACAG ACGCTCTGTTTACTGGCGTGATAGTTTGCCACTAAAGCCTGGACCTGATGGAAGTACAGTTTTTG TACTTACTCCTCGACAAGAGCAACTGTGTGGACATAAAGTTGCGAACCCAGGCTACCAGTTTGATAG gtctTACCCAATATGGCCAGTAAAGGAATCTGCGAAGCAGTATGAAGCGACAGGTAGAATTGAAAAACTAAGTTTTCCCAAATCGGTTCACCGAGATTACGTGCCAGAGCGAGCAGTAATGACACGAGTGACATCAGCTGCACAGAAGGCAGAGCCTAGTGCACGGATAGAACAACTTGCacgagaaaaaaattatttacctctGAAGATAAAAGAAAGTTGGGAGTTTGACTGTTACCAATGGGATCCAGAAATCTCTAAAGGAGCAAAGAAAGCGCAAGCCAGTGCTTGGGTTGAACGGCTTGCAGAGTCACGGCAAACGCACCCTTCCTACCAGTATGCTCGTTCGGTTGAATGGCACGTGGAAGATCCCGCTCTCAAGGCAATCGCGACGCTACGACTACAACAGCTAGCACGACCAAAAAGTCGAGGAAAACTAGATAATTTTGATCCTTATAGAGTGTCTTCTTCAGCACGAAACGCACGTGCAACGCCACGTATATCTGAACTTTGCATGCCCATTCCACGAAAGGTTCGGCAGAAGAAGTTTTAA